From the genome of Neodiprion pinetum isolate iyNeoPine1 chromosome 3, iyNeoPine1.2, whole genome shotgun sequence, one region includes:
- the LOC124214568 gene encoding alpha-(1,3)-fucosyltransferase C-like isoform X2: MFSSKNFRLSVHDENPDVFANCPVSSCMGTSDRNYQPVEKFDALLFHGPELNARDLPKTRSPNQRYIFADFETQVFHPIPKRLEFNNFFNWTMTYRRDGDIMRPHAIFRKISTNEFIPPDIPAQWLDVSDGNVSESTRLLFKKKSKMAAWFVSHCSTNSKRENIVKKLQKYVKVDVYGTCGTLECPKAKGAECYEQLEQGYFFYLSFENSLCRDYITEKVYRVLDYDVIPVVYGATDYETFLPPNSYINILDFPSIEALANFLTELSQDEERYLSYFKWRSFYKMVTGDPHIIACEFCKMLHEPNMPRQVIADIYDWWAKGSQCVPPPVIN; this comes from the coding sequence atgttttcgagtaaaaattttcgcttaAGCGTACACGACGAAAATCCTGACGTTTTCGCAAACTGTCCTGTCAGCTCTTGCATGGGAACAAGCGACCGAAATTATCAGCCCGTCGAGAAATTCGACGCTCTTCTATTTCACGGTCCGGAATTAAACGCCAGAGATTTGCCAAAAACAAGGTCACCAAATCAACGATACATATTCGCGGATTTTGAGACACAGGTCTTTCATCCGATACCGAAAAGATTagaattcaacaattttttcaactggaCAATGACTTACAGGAGAGATGGAGACATTATGCGGCCACACGCGATCTTCAGGAAAATTAGCACCAACGAGTTTATACCCCCCGACATTCCGGCACAGTGGTTGGACGTTTCCGACGGCAACGTGTCCGAGTCTACGCGTCTCTTGTTCAAGAAGAAATCGAAAATGGCCGCATGGTTCGTTTCTCATTGTTCGACGAACAGCAAGCGAGAGAACATCGTGAAGAAGTTGCAGAAATATGTGAAGGTAGACGTTTATGGAACGTGTGGAACATTGGAATGCCCGAAAGCCAAAGGAGCCGAATGTTACGAGCAATTGGAACAAGGATATTTCTTCTACCTGTCATTCGAGAACTCCTTGTGCCGTGATTACATCACGGAAAAAGTGTACCGGGTACTGGACTACGACGTGATACCCGTCGTTTACGGTGCGACAGACTACGAAACTTTTCTCCCGCCGAATTCCTACATCAACATCCTGGACTTTCCCTCGATCGAGGCACTCGCCAATTTCCTCACGGAACTGAGTCAGGACGAGGAGAGGTATCTGAGCTACTTCAAGTGGAGAAGTTTTTACAAAATGGTCACTGGGGATCCCCATATTATCGCTTGCGAGTTTTGCAAGATGCTCCATGAGCCAAATATGCCTAGACAGGTAATTGCCGACATATACGATTGGTGGGCTAAAGGATCGCAGTGTGTCCCACCGCCTGTAATCAACTAA
- the LOC124214570 gene encoding alpha-(1,3)-fucosyltransferase C-like produces MSCTMNHLQRVLTLRMYMIVGLFIVPMIMVFLYGRTYCQYEAPYGFESSLELRSPVAPLTVVKDEPAKPPEVMKKKKTVLYWTKMFSSKNFYLSERGVDGDIFANCPVSFCMGTNDRNYQPVEEFDALLFHGPELNAKDLPKTRSPNQRYIFMDSETQVFHPVPNRPEFNNFFNWTMAYRRDADVMRPYGIFRKLDTNEIIPPYIPAQWLNVSDGNVSESTSLLFKKKSKMSAWFVSHCGTNSKREDIARKLQEYVTVDIYGKCGKFQCSRANEDECYEQLEQGYFFYLSFENSMCRDYITEKVYRILDYDVIPVVYGAADYETFLPPNSYINVKDFPSIEALATFLKELSQDEERYLSYFKWKSFYKVDTKKHYIVCEFCKALHDPNLPRQVIANIYDWWAKGSQCVPPLEIN; encoded by the coding sequence ATGAGTTGTACAATGAATCATTTGCAGCGTGTACTTACCTTGCGAATGTACATGATTGTTGGATTGTTCATTGTACCAATGATTATGGTATTTTTGTACGGCAGAACATATTGTCAGTACGAGGCTCCGTATGGGTTCGAGTCGAGTTTGGAACTTAGAAGTCCCGTGGCACCACTTACGGTAGTTAAGGATGAACCAGCCAAACCACCGGAAgtaatgaagaagaaaaagacagTTTTGTATTGgacaaaaatgttttcgagtaaaaatttttaccttaGTGAACGTGGGGTAGATGGTGACATTTTTGCAAACTGTCCTGTCAGCTTTTGCATGGGAACAAACGACCGAAATTATCAACCCGTCGAGGAATTCGACGCTCTTTTGTTCCACGGTCCGGAATTGAACGCGAAAGATCTACCGAAAACAAGATCACCAAATCAACGCTACATTTTCATGGATTCGGAGACTCAGGTTTTCCATCCAGTACCAAACAGACCagaattcaataattttttcaactggaCAATGGCTTACAGGAGAGATGCAGATGTCATGAGGCCGTATGGGATCTTCAGGAAACTTGATACCAACGAAATTATACCTCCATATATTCCGGCACAGTGGTTGAACGTCTCCGACGGTAACGTGTCCGAATCCACGAGTCTCTTGTTCAAAAAGAAGTCGAAAATGAGCGCGTGGTTCGTCTCTCATTGTGGGACGAACAGTAAGCGAGAGGACATTGCGAGAAAGTTACAGGAATACGTGACGGTTGACATTTATGGAAAGTGTGGTAAATTTCAGTGTTCGAGAGCCAATGAGGACGAATGTTACGAGCAATTGGAACAAGGATATTTCTTCTACCTGTCGTTCGAGAACTCGATGTGTCGTGATTACATCACGGAAAAAGTGTACCGGATACTGGACTACGACGTGATACCCGTCGTTTACGGTGCGGCTGACTACGAAACTTTTCTCCCGCCGAATTCCTACATCAACGTCAAGGATTTTCCCTCGATCGAGGCACTCGCCACCTTCCTCAAGGAACTGAGTCAGGATGAGGAGAGGTATCTGAGCTACTTCAAATGGAAAAGTTTTTACAAAGTTGACACCAAAAAGCACTATATCGTTTGTGAGTTTTGCAAGGCCCTCCATGATCCGAATTTGCCGAGACAGGTTATTGCCAACATATACGACTGGTGGGCTAAAGGATCGCAGTGTGTCCCACCCTTGGAAATTAACTAA
- the LOC124214571 gene encoding alpha-(1,3)-fucosyltransferase C-like — protein sequence MSLNRRVSVKLYLLILLISVPVIIFWILGRHISETRSCDKEVRFSHHQEERLVDRAASSVHETNTKTILYWTKMWESDNMDFGDGDIFASCAVWKCVATNNRTALNVQDFDMIIFHALDIKANDLPQQRSPHQRYVFLNLETQVFHPIPDNQIYRNFFNWTMTYRRDSTLMRPYGVVKVTDLMEYVPPHIPVAWRNVSEGTIPEETRRKVQGKTKMVSWFVSNCFTSSKRELYVQALKQHIPVDIFGDCGSLKCDQEETDCFEMVERDYYFYLAMENSLCRDYITEKAFKFLRYNVVPVVYGAADYASVLPPGSYIDIQDFSSPEALADYLWVVSQNPERYLNFFKWKNYYNVELRPEHYTVCKLCKKLHEVAQSPMIIDDIYGWWTTDQCLREPSFQGIP from the coding sequence ATGTCATTGAATCGAAGAGTGTCCGTTAAATTATACCTTTTGATTCTGCTGATATCAGTTCCGGTAATTATATTCTGGATATTAGGTAGACACATTAGCGAGACACGGTCATGCGATAAGGAGGTGAGATTCTCACATCATCAGGAAGAGCGACTCGTCGACAGGGCGGCCTCTTCCGTCCACGAGACAAACACCAAGACGATTTTGTACTGGACGAAGATGTGGGAAAGCGACAACATGGATTTTGGGGATGGGGATATCTTCGCCTCGTGTGCCGTGTGGAAGTGCGTTGCTACGAACAACAGGACAGCTCTGAACGTGCAAGACTTCGACATGATCATCTTCCACGCATTAGACATCAAGGCTAATGACTTGCCGCAGCAAAGGTCCCCCCATCAGCGCTACGTGTTCCTCAATTTGGAGACTCAGGTGTTTCACCCAATCCCGGATAACCAGATATACAGAAACTTCTTCAATTGGACAATGACTTATCGAAGAGACTCGACGCTGATGAGACCGTACGGTGTTGTTAAAGTGACCGACTTAATGGAGTACGTTCCTCCTCATATTCCAGTTGCATGGAGGAACGTTTCCGAGGGTACCATTCCCGAGGAAACCCGACGGAAGGTAcagggaaaaacaaaaatggtcTCTTGGTTTGTGTCCAATTGTTTCACCTCCAGTAAAAGGGAACTCTACGTGCAAGCCTTGAAACAGCACATACCAGTAGACATTTTCGGGGACTGTGGATCCCTTAAGTGTGATCAAGAGGAAACTGATTGTTTTGAGATGGTTGAAAGAGATTATTACTTTTATCTTGCCATGGAAAATTCTCTCTGCAGAGACTACATAACAGAAAAAGCTTTCAAATTCCTTCGGTATAATGTTGTACCTGTCGTCTATGGAGCAGCCGATTACGCCAGCGTGTTACCTCCTGGTTCTTACATTGATATACAGGACTTTTCCAGTCCTGAGGCACTGGCCGATTACCTTTGGGTCGTCAGCCAGAACCCGGAGCGATATTTGAACTTTTTTAAGTGGAAAAATTACTATAATGTCGAACTCAGACCCGAACATTATACCGTGTGCAAACTTTGTAAGAAATTGCACGAAGTCGCTCAATCGCCTATGATAATAGACGATATTTACGGTTGGTGGACAACCGATCAGTGCTTACGTGAGCCTAGTTTCCAAGGAATTCCATGA
- the LOC124214568 gene encoding alpha-(1,3)-fucosyltransferase C-like isoform X1: MSCIMSHLQRVVTLRMYTIVALFITPMILPFFHDGTYCQNEALYGFESSLERRNHAAPLITAKNEAVKPPELVNKKKTVLYWTKMFSSKNFRLSVHDENPDVFANCPVSSCMGTSDRNYQPVEKFDALLFHGPELNARDLPKTRRDGDIMRPHAIFRKISTNEFIPPDIPAQWLDVSDGNVSESTRLLFKKKSKMAAWFVSHCSTNSKRENIVKKLQKYVKVDVYGTCGTLECPKAKGAECYEQLEQGYFFYLSFENSLCRDYITEKVYRVLDYDVIPVVYGATDYETFLPPNSYINILDFPSIEALANFLTELSQDEERYLSYFKWRSFYKMVTGDPHIIACEFCKMLHEPNMPRQVIADIYDWWAKGSQCVPPPVIN; the protein is encoded by the exons ATGAGTTGTATAATGAGCCATTTACAGCGTGTAGTTACCTTGCGAATGTACACGATTGTTGCATTGTTTATTACACCAATGattcttccattttttcacGACGGAACATACTGTCAGAACGAGGCTTTGTATGGGTTCGAGTCGAGTTTGGAACGTAGAAATCACGCGGCACCGCTTATCACGGCGAAGAATGAAGCAGTCAAACCACCGGAACTGGTGAACAAGAAAAAGACAGTTTTGTATTGgacaaaaatgttttcgagtaaaaattttcgcttaAGCGTACACGACGAAAATCCTGACGTTTTCGCAAACTGTCCTGTCAGCTCTTGCATGGGAACAAGCGACCGAAATTATCAGCCCGTCGAGAAATTCGACGCTCTTCTATTTCACGGTCCGGAATTAAACGCCAGAGATTTGCCAAAAACAAG GAGAGATGGAGACATTATGCGGCCACACGCGATCTTCAGGAAAATTAGCACCAACGAGTTTATACCCCCCGACATTCCGGCACAGTGGTTGGACGTTTCCGACGGCAACGTGTCCGAGTCTACGCGTCTCTTGTTCAAGAAGAAATCGAAAATGGCCGCATGGTTCGTTTCTCATTGTTCGACGAACAGCAAGCGAGAGAACATCGTGAAGAAGTTGCAGAAATATGTGAAGGTAGACGTTTATGGAACGTGTGGAACATTGGAATGCCCGAAAGCCAAAGGAGCCGAATGTTACGAGCAATTGGAACAAGGATATTTCTTCTACCTGTCATTCGAGAACTCCTTGTGCCGTGATTACATCACGGAAAAAGTGTACCGGGTACTGGACTACGACGTGATACCCGTCGTTTACGGTGCGACAGACTACGAAACTTTTCTCCCGCCGAATTCCTACATCAACATCCTGGACTTTCCCTCGATCGAGGCACTCGCCAATTTCCTCACGGAACTGAGTCAGGACGAGGAGAGGTATCTGAGCTACTTCAAGTGGAGAAGTTTTTACAAAATGGTCACTGGGGATCCCCATATTATCGCTTGCGAGTTTTGCAAGATGCTCCATGAGCCAAATATGCCTAGACAGGTAATTGCCGACATATACGATTGGTGGGCTAAAGGATCGCAGTGTGTCCCACCGCCTGTAATCAACTAA